A window of the Gossypium arboreum isolate Shixiya-1 chromosome 2, ASM2569848v2, whole genome shotgun sequence genome harbors these coding sequences:
- the LOC108488433 gene encoding protein PIN-LIKES 3-like, which translates to MRILDLFVVASMPIMKVLMLTALGSFLALDRVDVMGESARKQLNNVVFFVFNPALVSSSLAKTVTFESIVLLWFMPFNILLTFIIGTAIGWLLVKITKAPQHLRGLILSCCAAGNVGHLPLIVVPAICREKGSPFGAPDICHTYGTAYASLSMAIGAIYLWSFVYNVVRVSSAKVNKEVNGDDSTRVMKSTGTGGMPSPTLPDQQNYTEPLLPSKNCSISVCTHELSFSCAKSKGTVKVSDFDKIWQYLRIISRKLNLKAIFAPSTTAAFIGFTIGLVPQIRNLIISGNAPFHVVQDSALLLGDAAIPIVTLIVGGNLLRGLKGPAGICMSLVIGVIAVRYVLLPLLGIVIIKSAVRFGLVHSDPLYQFILLLHYALPPAMNIGTITQLFRAGESECSVIMLWTYGLASISLTLWSTAFLWLVS; encoded by the exons ATGAGGATTCTAGATTTGTTTGTCGTTGCTTCTATGCCAATTATGAAGGTGCTCATGCTGACAGCACTTGGTTCATTTCTTGCCTTGGATCGTGTAGATGTTATGGGGGAGAGTGCAAGGAAGCAACTGAATAAT GTTGTTTTTTTCGTGTTTAATCCTGCATTGGTCTCTAGCAGCTTGGCCAAAACGGTTACCTTTGAGAGCATTGTATTGTT GTGGTTCATGCCATTCAATATCCTGCTTACATTTATTATTGGCACAGCAATTGGATGGTTACTAGTAAAAATTACAAAAGCTCCTCAACATCTAAGAGGTCTTATTCTGAGTTGCTGTGCAGCAG GAAACGTGGGACACTTGCCCTTAATTGTCGTTCCGGCAATCTGTAGGGAGAAAGGCAGTCCCTTTGGAGCTCCTGACATTTGCCATACGTATGGAACGGCTTATGCTTCACTTTCCATGGCG ATTGGAGCCATTTACTTGTGGTCATTCGTGTACAACGTTGTCCGAGTTTCCTCAGCAAAGGTCAACAAAGAAGTTAACGGAGATGATTCAACTAGAGTTATGAAGTCTACTGGCACAGGAGGCATGCCATCGCCAACCTTACCTGATCAACAGAATTACACCGAACCTCTTCTTCCTTCTAAAAATTGCTCCATCTCTGTGTGTACACATGAATTGTCGTTTTCATGCGCCAAATCAAAGGGAACTGTCAAG GTATCGGATTTCGACAAGATCTGGCAGTATTTAAGGATAATTTCTCGAAAACTCAATTTGAAGGCTATATTTGCACCTTCAACTACTGCTGCG TTTATTGGGTTCACTATAGGTCTAGTTCCCCAAATTCGAAATCTAATAATTAGTGGTAACGCTCCCTTCCATGTGGTTCAAGACTCTGCTTTGCTCTTGGG GGATGCAGCCATCCCGATCGTGACCCTGATAGTGGGAGGAAACCTTCTAAGAG GTTTGAAAGGACCAGCTGGTATTTGCATGTCACTGGTAATTGGAGTAATTGCTGTTCGGTATGTTTTGCTCCCCTTGTTGGGCATTGTCATCATAAAGAGTGCAGTCCGGTTTGGTTTGGTGCACTCCGATCCATTATATCAGTTCATTCTTCTGCTACACTACGCACTTCCACCAGCAATGAATATAG GCACAATTACCCAATTATTTAGAGCCGGAGAGAGCGAATGCTCTGTGATAATGCTGTGGACATACGGGTTAGCCTCAATTTCACTTACGCTCTGGTCGACTGCGTTCCTATGGTTAGTGAGTTGA